A DNA window from Helianthus annuus cultivar XRQ/B chromosome 15, HanXRQr2.0-SUNRISE, whole genome shotgun sequence contains the following coding sequences:
- the LOC110911991 gene encoding pathogenesis-related leaf protein 4 yields MGSFNFQFALMCFLTLAMFQSTHAQNSPQDYLNAHNAARSQVGVGGMVWNPTVAAYAQRYANQRAGDCNLVHSGGPYGENIAQGTGAFSGTSAVNLWVSERSSYDHTTNTCASGKVCGHYTQVVWRDSTQLGCARVQCANNAGWFVICSYSPRGNYIGQSPY; encoded by the coding sequence ATGGGGTCATTCAACTTCCAATTTGCACTAATGTGTTTCTTAACTCTTGCCATGTTTCAAAGCACACATGCACAAAATTCACCACAAGATTACTTAAATGCTCACAATGCAGCGCGTTCTCAAGTGGGCGTTGGAGGAATGGTATGGAATCCGACTGTAGCTGCCTACGCTCAGAGATATGCTAACCAAAGGGCAGGGGACTGCAATCTCGTCCATTCCGGTGGACCTTATGGTGAGAACATTGCCCAAGGTACTGGCGCATTCTCAGGTACTTCAGCTGTAAATTTATGGGTAAGTGAAAGATCATCGTATGACCACACTACCAATACGTGTGCTAGCGGGAAGGTTTGTGGACACTATACTCAAGTTGTGTGGCGTGATTCTACTCAACTTGGATGTGCTAGGGTTCAGTGCGCCAATAACGCTGGGTGGTTCGTTATTTGCAGCTATTCTCCCCGTGGAAACTATATTGGCCAGTCTCCTTACTAG
- the LOC110911990 gene encoding 60S ribosomal protein L4, which translates to MAAARPLVTIQPLDSDMPTDTTLPLPSVMKSSIRPDIVNFVHSNISKNSRQPYAVSRKAGHQTSAESWGTGRAVSRIPRVPGGGTHRAGQGAFGNMCRGGRMFAPTRIWRRWHRKINVNQKRYAVVSAIAASAVPSLVMARGHRIDTVPEIPLVVNDTVEAIEKTKNAVHVLKQIGAYSDAEKAKESVGIRVGKGKMRNRRYINRKGPLIVYGNEGVKLVKAFRNIPGVDICNVERLNLLKLAPGGHVGRFVIWTKSAFEKLDAIYGAVDKVSEKKKGYVLPRAKMENADLARIVNSDEVQSVVKPVKKEVKRATMKKNPLKNLNTMLRLNPYAKTAKRMAVLAEEQRKVAKKEKLDSKRKPISKEESAKIKAASKSWYKTMISDSDYAEFDVFTKWLGVSQ; encoded by the exons ATGGCGGCCGCTAGACCTCTCGTCACCATCCAACCCCTCGACTCCGACATGCCCACAGACACCACCCTCCCCCTCCCCTCCGTCATGAAATCCTCCATCCGTCCAGACATCGTCAACTTCGTCCACTCCAACATTAGCAAAAACTCCCGCCAACCCTACGCCGTTTCCCGCAAAGCCGGCCACCAGACCTCCGCCGAGTCTTGGGGCACCGGCCGCGCCGTCTCCCGTATCCCACGCGTCCCGGGCGGCGGGACCCACCGCGCCGGCCAGGGCGCGTTCGGCAACATGTGCCGTGGTGGGCGCATGTTTGCGCCTACCAGAATCTGGCGCAGGTGGCATAGAAAAATTAATGTTAACCAGAAACGATACGCTGTCGTTTCGGCTATTGCCGCGTCTGCTGTCCCCTCGCTTGTGATGGCGCGTGGGCACCGAATCGACACGGTGCCCGAGATTCCGTTAGTTGTTAACGATACCGTTGAAGCTATTGAAAAAACTAAGAATGCGGTTCACGTGTTGAAACAGATTGGAGCGTATTCGGATGCCGAAAAGGCGAAGGAATCGGTTGGGATTCGAGTCGGAAAGGGGAAGATGAGAAACAGGCGATATATTAACCGAAAAGGACCGTTGATTGTGTATGGGAACGAAGGTGTTAAGTTAGTTAAGGCGTTTAGGAATATACCTGGAGTGGATATTTGCAATGTGGAGAGGTTGAATTTGTTGAAGTTAGCGCCCGGTGGGCATGTCGGGCGGTTTGTGATATGGACGAAATCTGCGTTTGAGAAGTTGGATGCGATTTACGGGGCGGTTGATAAGGTTAGTGAGAAGAAGAAGGGGTATGTGTTGCCTAGAGCGAAGATGGAGAATGCGGATTTGGCGAGGATTGTTAATTCGGATGAGGTGCAGTCGGTGGTTAAGCCGGTTAAGAAGGAGGTTAAGAGGGCGACGATGAagaagaatccgttgaagaatTTGAATACTATGTTGAGGTTGAATCCGTATGCCAAGACTGCGAAAAGGATGGCGGTTTTGGCTGAGGAACAGAGGAAGGTAGCGAAGAAGGAGAAGCTTGATAGCAAGAGGAAACCGATTTCGAAG GAGGAGTCTGCTAAGATCAAGGCTGCTAGCAAATCTTGGTACAAGACTATGATTTCTGATAGTGATTATGCTGAGTTTGATGTCTTCACTAAATGGCTTGGTGTTTCACagtaa